The window CATCTTACAGGAGTAACATGAAGTCCAGCTGGTCGACCATCACTGGCGACTTGAGAGACCACAAACTCTCTCTCttcataaaaatatgaaaagaaacaaaaaaaaaaaaaaaaagagagagagataaaagaATCAGTCTCTCCAGGTTTCTCTTCTTAAGAAACCACTACACACACATCTTCTGATTTTTCCAACAGAAACATAAAAGCATGTGAGCTGAATCTAAGGCTTTGTCCAAAAACGTAACTCATGTTTTGATCTATTCAACCCCCAAAAAGGGAGTAAATAAACTTCTTTAATTCTGTAAAAATAACCCTGTTTACCTCTCACTTAACCACACATCTattcgtcatcatcatcatcataaaaaaaaacaatctaaaGTATAGAGCTTAGCTATGAAGGTAAGTGAGTGACAAGGAAACGATGAACCATTTCGAAGCTAGTGAAAGTGATAGCAGCAGCAGGAGTTGTTCTCAGGAGATTAGTGGCACATCCTCTGTAAAAACCCCTAACACCATCTTTCTCAAACACTTTCTTTATGCAATCTCTTACCCCCGAGTAACGTTTCTCACTATGGTGTCCTTGCTCCTGAAGCCTAGCTCTTACCACCTACAGATTCAACACGTCATATATACTAAGCTGAATACCGAACTATAAGAAATACGGGACGATGGAAGTAGAGGTTTGTACCTCGTGCGGGTAAGTTAGTGTGGAAGCAAATATCTTTGCAATTGAAGAGGCAACTGCTACATCACGAGCATTGAGATCATCGATTGATTTGTTACCTGTTAGGTTTACACACTTTCAGTCTCATCTTATCCACAAAGACTAATGGGATAATAAAATTACCTTTGTTGGCCAAGTAGGTTTTGACCAGCTCATAAGTAGGAAACTGGATGGCAACGTGACTGATACCAGCTAGTGCAGGCACAAGTCCACTGTACAACCCGCGGATCCCTTCCTCGTAAGCTATTCTCCTTAAAGCAGAGAGTGTACTCTTGTATGGCACTACACCCTCTCTCATTCCTTGTGTCTGGAAGACGAATCAATATTCTAAATTTACATCTATGTGCGGTGAGGTTCTA is drawn from Brassica rapa cultivar Chiifu-401-42 chromosome A05, CAAS_Brap_v3.01, whole genome shotgun sequence and contains these coding sequences:
- the LOC103866373 gene encoding nicotinamide adenine dinucleotide transporter 1, chloroplastic — encoded protein: MSANSHPTTNVLCNAAAGAAAGVFAATFVCPLDVIKTRFQVHGLPKLAHPNIKGSIIVGSLKQIFKQEGMRGLYRGLSPTVMALLSNWAVYFTMYDQLKSFLISNDKDHKFSVGANVMAASGAGAATTIATNPLWVVKTRLQTQGMREGVVPYKSTLSALRRIAYEEGIRGLYSGLVPALAGISHVAIQFPTYELVKTYLANKGNKSIDDLNARDVAVASSIAKIFASTLTYPHEVVRARLQEQGHHSEKRYSGVRDCIKKVFEKDGVRGFYRGCATNLLRTTPAAAITFTSFEMVHRFLVTHLPS